Proteins from one Microscilla marina ATCC 23134 genomic window:
- a CDS encoding amidohydrolase family protein — MKQKYLFLMLMLLCTTIAQAQVTYPVNGVADNREGYYAFTNATVYTDYQTKVEGATLVIRNGKVTAVGKGLKVPKGATEIDLKGKYVYPSMIDLYTGYAMPKPKRSRGFSFASFAASIDQFISKKKGAYNWNQTVLPEVNAEQLFTIDQKQAKKWRKMGFGAVLTHKQDGVMRGTGALVTLANGRDNEVILKGQASTHYSFSKGSSTQPYPNSMMGTVALVRQTMLDADWYAKGGGKKEKNLSLDAFNATKKLPAIFEARNWQDALIIHKVAKEFGKEFIIRGSGDEYHRMDEIKATGASFILPLRFPKAFKVEDPLDAEMVSLAQMKHWELAATNLARLEKAGVNFALTAAGNPAFWKNLKKAIKMGLSEKTALKALTYTPAQLMKMDNQLGSLKKGMHANFIITSGNLFKGKNSIYENWVQGKRYVLKTMPTLDLRGVYAMTLGTKSGYELHVSGKPGSPKFAIKQPGDSSNTKVKGKMSGSLVTLSFNLDKKKKGALKTRLSGWAAKKKFAGTGEDAEGKTIAWAATYKGKLPPPPQKKDKKGKDSKKKTPATQSDMGEVIYPFVAFGNKEKPKATDMLIKNATVWTNEKDGILENTDVLIKNGKIAKIGKNLSAGGAKVVDGKGKHLTPGIVDEHSHIALRSVNEGSQSNSAEVRMEDVVDSEDINIYRQLSGGVTAAQLLHGSANPVGGQSALIKLKWGEAPEKLLIPGTDGYIKFALGENVKRSRYGFLARGRYPQTRMGVEQVFVDAFTRAKEYKAAKAKGGANFRKDLELEAMLEVMEKKRFVSCHSYVQSEINMLMKVAERFNFRINTFTHILEGYKVADKMAKHGAGGSTFSDWWAYKYEVKDAIPYNAALMHQAGVVVAINSDDAEMARRLNQEAAKAVKYGGVSQEEALKMVTLNAAKLLHLDKRIGSIKTGKDADLVLWTANPLSIYAKADKTIIEGTVYYDAKQDEQKRAEVKKERTRLIKKMMSKGGKGGGKRPRMRRQRLLHCDDLGGERILWHLGGEQDKVNTEQATEHNHRR, encoded by the coding sequence ATGAAACAAAAGTATCTGTTTTTAATGCTGATGTTGCTATGTACTACTATAGCGCAAGCACAAGTAACCTACCCAGTGAATGGAGTAGCCGATAACCGCGAAGGTTATTACGCTTTTACCAACGCCACAGTCTATACCGACTACCAAACCAAGGTAGAAGGAGCTACCCTTGTTATACGCAATGGTAAGGTAACTGCAGTAGGCAAAGGATTAAAAGTGCCTAAAGGAGCCACTGAAATAGACCTGAAAGGAAAATATGTTTATCCTTCGATGATTGACCTCTACACTGGCTATGCGATGCCTAAACCCAAACGAAGCCGGGGATTTAGCTTTGCTAGTTTTGCGGCAAGCATCGACCAATTTATTTCTAAAAAAAAGGGGGCTTATAACTGGAACCAAACCGTGTTGCCCGAAGTAAACGCTGAACAACTGTTTACCATTGACCAAAAACAGGCGAAAAAATGGAGAAAAATGGGTTTTGGCGCAGTACTCACCCACAAACAAGATGGAGTAATGCGTGGAACCGGAGCCTTGGTAACCCTGGCAAACGGACGTGACAACGAGGTCATACTGAAAGGGCAAGCTTCTACCCATTACTCTTTTAGCAAGGGAAGCTCTACCCAACCTTACCCCAACTCTATGATGGGTACGGTAGCCTTGGTTCGCCAAACAATGCTCGATGCTGACTGGTATGCCAAAGGAGGCGGCAAAAAAGAAAAAAACCTCTCGTTAGACGCATTCAACGCTACCAAAAAGTTGCCTGCCATCTTTGAAGCCCGCAACTGGCAAGATGCCCTGATTATACACAAGGTGGCCAAAGAGTTTGGCAAAGAATTTATCATTCGTGGCAGTGGCGATGAGTACCACCGTATGGACGAAATAAAAGCGACGGGAGCCTCGTTCATATTGCCTTTACGTTTTCCAAAAGCCTTTAAAGTAGAAGATCCTCTAGATGCCGAGATGGTGTCGCTGGCACAAATGAAACATTGGGAGCTTGCCGCTACCAACCTGGCACGCTTAGAAAAAGCCGGAGTTAACTTTGCGCTTACTGCAGCGGGTAACCCTGCTTTCTGGAAAAACCTGAAAAAAGCCATAAAAATGGGCTTAAGTGAAAAAACAGCGCTCAAAGCTTTGACATACACGCCTGCTCAGTTAATGAAAATGGACAACCAATTGGGGAGCCTCAAAAAAGGAATGCACGCCAACTTTATCATTACTTCGGGCAACTTGTTTAAGGGAAAAAACAGTATTTACGAAAACTGGGTACAAGGCAAACGTTATGTGCTCAAAACAATGCCTACGCTTGATTTGCGTGGAGTATACGCTATGACTTTGGGCACTAAAAGCGGCTACGAACTACACGTAAGCGGCAAGCCGGGCAGCCCTAAGTTTGCCATCAAACAACCTGGCGACTCTAGCAATACCAAGGTAAAAGGAAAAATGTCGGGAAGCCTGGTAACCTTGAGTTTTAACTTGGACAAGAAAAAGAAAGGTGCTTTAAAAACGCGTTTGTCGGGTTGGGCAGCCAAAAAGAAGTTTGCCGGAACCGGAGAAGATGCTGAGGGTAAAACCATTGCCTGGGCAGCCACTTATAAAGGCAAGTTGCCTCCTCCCCCCCAAAAGAAAGACAAAAAAGGAAAAGATAGCAAGAAAAAAACACCCGCTACTCAATCTGACATGGGCGAAGTAATTTATCCTTTTGTGGCTTTTGGCAACAAAGAAAAGCCTAAAGCAACCGACATGCTCATTAAAAATGCCACCGTATGGACCAACGAGAAAGACGGCATACTTGAAAATACGGATGTATTGATCAAAAACGGTAAGATTGCCAAAATAGGTAAAAACTTGTCAGCAGGTGGTGCCAAAGTAGTAGACGGCAAAGGCAAACATTTAACTCCAGGCATTGTAGACGAACATTCACACATTGCCTTGCGCAGTGTAAACGAAGGCTCTCAGTCTAACTCTGCCGAGGTAAGAATGGAAGACGTAGTAGACTCTGAAGACATCAACATTTACCGTCAGCTATCGGGGGGAGTTACAGCTGCCCAACTGTTGCATGGGTCAGCAAACCCGGTAGGTGGTCAATCGGCATTGATTAAACTTAAATGGGGAGAAGCACCCGAAAAATTGCTTATCCCTGGCACCGATGGATACATCAAATTTGCCTTGGGCGAAAACGTAAAACGCTCTCGTTATGGTTTTCTGGCAAGAGGCCGTTATCCTCAAACCCGTATGGGGGTAGAACAAGTATTTGTAGACGCTTTTACCCGTGCCAAAGAATACAAAGCAGCCAAAGCCAAGGGTGGGGCTAACTTCCGCAAAGACCTTGAGCTAGAGGCTATGCTGGAGGTAATGGAGAAAAAACGCTTTGTGAGCTGTCACTCTTATGTACAGTCAGAGATCAACATGTTGATGAAGGTAGCCGAACGATTCAACTTCAGAATCAATACTTTTACCCATATTTTGGAAGGCTACAAAGTGGCCGACAAAATGGCGAAGCACGGAGCAGGTGGCTCTACTTTTTCTGACTGGTGGGCATACAAATACGAAGTAAAAGATGCCATTCCTTACAATGCGGCATTGATGCACCAGGCTGGAGTAGTAGTGGCGATCAACTCTGATGATGCGGAGATGGCACGCCGCCTCAACCAAGAAGCTGCCAAAGCAGTAAAATACGGGGGCGTATCGCAGGAAGAAGCCCTGAAAATGGTGACCTTGAACGCTGCCAAGTTGCTGCACCTCGACAAGCGCATTGGTAGTATCAAAACGGGCAAAGATGCTGACTTGGTATTGTGGACAGCCAACCCTTTGTCTATTTATGCCAAAGCTGACAAAACCATTATTGAAGGGACAGTATACTATGACGCCAAACAAGACGAGCAAAAACGCGCTGAAGTGAAAAAAGAACGCACTCGTTTGATCAAGAAAATGATGAGCAAAGGTGGCAAAGGCGGTGGCAAACGTCCTCGTATGCGTCGTCAGCGTTTATTGCATTGCGACGATTTGGGCGGCGAGCGTATCTTGTGGCACTTAGGCGGTGAGCAGGACAAGGTGAACACCGAACAGGCAACTGAGCACAACCATAGAAGATAG
- a CDS encoding HD domain-containing protein: MSDKMIDMPALFKALEFSAFKHKDQRRKGPQNIPYINHPIQVAHVLIETGQAYNTNLLIAAILHDTIEDTDTTEEEIKQVFGENVAALVMEVTDDKNLFWEARKQLQIEKSPFASYDAKLLKLADKICNVRDLVINPPDKWSLDRKLEYLQWASDVIAGIRGVNQPMEDLFDEWIYKAKAYYKMS; the protein is encoded by the coding sequence ATGTCTGACAAAATGATTGACATGCCAGCGTTGTTTAAGGCACTGGAGTTTTCGGCTTTTAAACATAAAGATCAACGCAGAAAGGGACCCCAAAACATCCCCTATATCAACCATCCAATACAGGTAGCCCATGTGTTGATAGAAACCGGACAAGCATACAATACCAATTTGTTGATTGCGGCCATTTTGCACGATACTATAGAAGACACAGACACGACCGAAGAAGAAATAAAGCAAGTGTTTGGCGAGAACGTGGCAGCATTGGTCATGGAAGTAACCGACGATAAAAACTTGTTTTGGGAAGCCCGCAAACAACTACAGATAGAAAAGTCTCCCTTTGCTTCATACGACGCCAAGTTGTTAAAGCTGGCCGATAAAATATGCAATGTACGCGATCTGGTAATCAATCCACCTGATAAATGGTCGCTAGACCGAAAGCTGGAATATCTTCAGTGGGCAAGCGACGTAATAGCTGGCATCAGAGGGGTTAACCAACCTATGGAAGATCTGTTTGACGAATGGATTTACAAAGCCAAAGCTTATTACAAGATGAGTTAG
- a CDS encoding amidohydrolase family protein yields the protein MIKRITFIWALLLLAWQAQAQIPTPAKPQSAPIVLQGGIIHVGNGQIINNASIRFEKGLITEVGTSVNTSGARLINVQGKHVYPGLILPDNNLGLHEIGAVRSTLDVSEQGLFNPEVRSLVAYNTDSEVIATLRSNGIMLVQVVANGRFIAGTSSIMELDGWNWEDAVHTMDEGIQMHWIPRVYSGRGRTVPNRQFKQQRRKAEDMFRQASAYAKIDKPAKINLKFEAMRGLFDGSKTLYLYTNFSKDIVEGITFAKAHGVKRIVLADGKEALKVADFLKKHNIPVILQRLHRLPMHSGTGVDHPYRLPYLLKKAGLTVGLSYDSSEPMGARNLPFQAGTAAAYGLNKEEALQLVTLNNAKILGIDKKVGSLEKGKQATIVVSKGDLLDMLGNKVEHAFIQGKQLDLLDKHKYLYKLFKSKYDAKKK from the coding sequence ATGATAAAAAGAATCACATTCATTTGGGCGCTCTTGTTGCTGGCGTGGCAGGCGCAAGCCCAAATACCTACCCCGGCAAAGCCCCAAAGTGCGCCTATAGTGCTGCAAGGAGGCATTATTCATGTGGGCAATGGACAGATAATCAATAACGCGAGCATTCGCTTTGAAAAGGGCTTGATTACCGAAGTGGGTACCAGTGTAAACACCTCTGGAGCCAGGTTAATCAATGTACAAGGCAAGCACGTATACCCAGGGTTGATATTGCCCGACAACAACTTGGGTTTGCACGAAATAGGGGCAGTAAGGTCTACCTTAGATGTGAGTGAACAGGGTTTGTTTAACCCTGAAGTACGCTCTTTGGTGGCTTACAATACCGATTCGGAGGTAATTGCTACTTTACGTAGTAACGGCATCATGTTGGTGCAAGTAGTGGCAAATGGTCGCTTTATCGCAGGTACTTCGAGCATTATGGAGCTAGACGGCTGGAACTGGGAAGACGCGGTGCATACGATGGATGAGGGCATTCAAATGCACTGGATTCCTCGTGTGTACAGCGGACGGGGGCGAACTGTTCCCAACCGTCAATTCAAACAACAACGCCGCAAGGCAGAAGATATGTTCAGGCAGGCGAGTGCCTACGCCAAAATAGACAAGCCCGCCAAAATAAATCTCAAGTTTGAGGCAATGCGGGGCTTGTTTGACGGCAGCAAAACCCTGTATTTATATACCAATTTTTCCAAAGATATTGTAGAGGGCATCACTTTCGCGAAAGCGCACGGAGTAAAACGGATTGTGTTGGCAGATGGCAAAGAAGCTCTTAAGGTGGCGGATTTTCTCAAGAAACATAATATTCCCGTGATCTTGCAACGCCTGCACCGCCTACCAATGCACTCAGGCACTGGGGTAGATCATCCCTACCGCTTGCCCTATTTGCTCAAAAAAGCCGGGCTTACCGTAGGCTTGAGTTACGACAGCAGCGAACCAATGGGTGCCCGCAACTTGCCTTTTCAGGCGGGTACAGCGGCAGCCTATGGGCTCAACAAAGAAGAAGCGTTGCAACTGGTTACCTTGAACAACGCCAAAATATTGGGGATTGACAAAAAGGTGGGAAGCCTGGAGAAAGGCAAGCAGGCTACCATTGTGGTGTCTAAGGGCGATTTGCTCGATATGTTGGGCAACAAAGTAGAGCACGCTTTTATTCAGGGCAAGCAATTGGATTTGCTCGACAAGCATAAATATTTGTACAAACTCTTTAAAAGTAAATATGATGCAAAGAAGAAATAG
- a CDS encoding amidohydrolase family protein has protein sequence MMQRRNSIQTFVCTVALLCGVVFSAQAQRIKPADPQSKPIVIQGATIHVGNGQVMNNASVRFEQGIITEVGTSINTTGAQVINGKGKHVYPGIIALNTPVGLVEVNAVKASVDRSEQGNFNPNVRALTSFNTDSDVLPTLRYTGVLLVEATPDRGIVSGTSSIMELDGWNWEDAVLKADNAIHLNWPARFSRSRRRGNPFGGKANKRRQRIIHLLTNAMREAKAYAAVAKPAKVNLKLEAMRGLFDGSKTLFIHASYSKDIVESVQFAKTHGVQKVGIVGGYDAVRVANFLKEHQIPVVINATHRLPLVNHHDIAYAYKLPGMLAKAGVLTGLTVGNERGISMADHGWRVRTLPFHAGTAAAHGLGTEKAVEMITLNNAKILGIDKQVGSIEKGKQATLFISKGDVLDMLTNDIEHAFIRGKKLILDDKQQQLYRRFKKKYD, from the coding sequence ATGATGCAAAGAAGAAATAGTATTCAAACATTCGTTTGCACTGTAGCATTGCTTTGTGGAGTAGTATTTTCGGCGCAAGCCCAAAGAATAAAACCAGCCGACCCACAAAGTAAGCCTATAGTAATACAAGGAGCCACTATTCATGTAGGCAACGGGCAGGTAATGAACAACGCGAGTGTGCGCTTTGAGCAAGGCATCATTACCGAGGTAGGCACCAGCATCAACACCACTGGGGCTCAGGTAATCAATGGCAAGGGCAAACACGTATATCCGGGCATTATTGCCCTGAACACTCCAGTAGGTTTGGTAGAGGTAAACGCTGTAAAGGCAAGTGTTGACCGCAGTGAACAGGGAAACTTTAACCCCAATGTGCGGGCCCTTACCTCTTTTAACACCGACTCTGATGTGTTGCCTACATTGCGCTACACAGGGGTACTATTGGTGGAGGCTACTCCAGATAGAGGCATTGTATCGGGTACTTCGTCGATCATGGAACTGGACGGTTGGAACTGGGAAGATGCCGTGCTCAAGGCAGATAATGCCATTCACCTGAACTGGCCTGCACGTTTTTCGCGCAGTCGTCGCAGAGGCAATCCTTTTGGGGGCAAGGCCAACAAACGCCGCCAACGAATCATTCATTTGTTGACCAATGCTATGCGCGAAGCCAAAGCCTATGCTGCAGTAGCCAAACCAGCCAAAGTAAATCTTAAGCTGGAGGCAATGCGAGGCTTGTTTGATGGTAGCAAAACCTTGTTTATTCACGCAAGTTATAGCAAAGACATTGTAGAAAGTGTACAATTTGCCAAAACCCATGGGGTACAAAAAGTAGGTATTGTAGGTGGTTATGATGCAGTAAGGGTGGCAAATTTTCTCAAAGAACACCAGATTCCGGTAGTGATCAACGCTACTCACCGTTTGCCTTTGGTCAATCACCACGATATAGCCTATGCTTACAAACTACCTGGCATGCTTGCCAAAGCGGGGGTACTTACGGGGCTTACCGTAGGCAATGAGCGTGGCATTAGTATGGCAGACCACGGCTGGAGAGTGCGCACTTTGCCTTTTCATGCAGGTACAGCAGCTGCCCACGGCTTGGGCACCGAAAAAGCGGTAGAGATGATTACTTTGAACAATGCCAAAATACTGGGGATTGACAAGCAAGTAGGGAGCATAGAAAAAGGCAAACAGGCTACTTTGTTTATTTCCAAGGGCGATGTGCTCGACATGCTGACCAACGACATAGAACACGCTTTTATCAGGGGTAAAAAGCTTATTCTGGATGATAAACAGCAGCAGTTGTACCGTCGTTTTAAGAAAAAATATGATTAG
- a CDS encoding leucine-rich repeat domain-containing protein, which translates to MSQYLTLPFGKYKGLTVSQLKNDLPYVKWLLNQPWLSDKVDPKLQIALQGLLPQEDFTEQSFLEVFRKNYPHTAIEELQEIALDNRRISRLSTDIVSEKIKILKLAKNQISKIEGLERLRNLQLLDLSNNKIAVIENLHYLGKLKQLYLNGNCINKIENMEFLRGIEFLSLGKNKIKVIENLEQLPYLRSIELYPNPLQFITMKSYQFLQANRIRMYLGKSYKKKRGENLRIDEHGQAYKEVDAFIQKFQINILNDARTLNFGKYKNQPFQLLQNDKPYVRWLLDQDWIENKLSLMEIAQLRKSLCAR; encoded by the coding sequence ATGTCACAATACCTCACGCTCCCTTTCGGGAAATACAAAGGACTGACAGTAAGCCAGTTGAAAAATGATTTGCCTTACGTAAAATGGCTACTCAATCAACCTTGGTTGTCTGACAAGGTAGACCCCAAGCTACAAATTGCTTTGCAAGGTTTGTTGCCACAAGAAGATTTTACCGAGCAGTCGTTTCTGGAGGTATTCCGCAAAAATTATCCGCATACAGCCATTGAAGAGCTCCAGGAAATAGCCTTGGACAATCGCCGTATTTCACGGCTAAGTACCGATATAGTGTCTGAAAAAATAAAAATACTGAAGCTCGCCAAAAACCAAATTAGTAAAATAGAAGGGCTGGAGCGCCTTCGCAATCTACAGTTACTTGATTTGAGTAACAACAAGATTGCGGTCATAGAAAATCTACATTACCTGGGCAAGCTTAAACAGTTGTACCTGAATGGCAATTGTATCAACAAAATAGAAAACATGGAGTTTTTGCGGGGCATTGAGTTTTTGAGCCTGGGCAAAAACAAAATCAAAGTAATAGAAAACCTGGAGCAACTGCCTTATCTGCGAAGCATAGAACTGTATCCCAATCCTTTACAATTTATTACCATGAAAAGCTATCAGTTTTTGCAGGCAAACCGGATACGTATGTATTTGGGCAAAAGCTACAAAAAGAAACGGGGCGAAAATCTTCGGATTGATGAGCACGGCCAAGCTTACAAAGAGGTAGACGCTTTTATCCAAAAGTTTCAGATCAATATACTCAACGATGCCCGCACGCTCAACTTTGGTAAATATAAAAATCAGCCTTTTCAACTATTGCAAAACGACAAACCCTATGTTCGTTGGCTATTGGATCAAGACTGGATCGAGAACAAGCTTTCGCTGATGGAGATTGCCCAACTGAGGAAGTCGCTTTGCGCCCGTTAG
- a CDS encoding type B 50S ribosomal protein L31 — protein sequence MKKDIHPEYRDVVFKDTSCGFHFTTRSTVETKDTITMEDGNTYPLVKLEVTSESHPFYTGKNVLLDTAGRVEKFNRRFKKKSDNKTEEEA from the coding sequence ATGAAAAAAGATATTCATCCTGAATATAGAGACGTTGTTTTTAAAGATACCTCTTGTGGATTTCACTTCACCACTCGTTCTACTGTCGAAACAAAAGATACTATTACGATGGAAGATGGCAATACTTACCCATTGGTAAAGCTTGAAGTAACTTCTGAATCTCACCCTTTTTACACTGGTAAAAACGTGCTTTTGGATACCGCGGGACGTGTTGAGAAGTTCAACCGTAGATTTAAAAAGAAAAGTGATAACAAAACAGAAGAAGAAGCATAA